In a genomic window of Vulpes lagopus strain Blue_001 chromosome 13, ASM1834538v1, whole genome shotgun sequence:
- the GPR85 gene encoding probable G-protein coupled receptor 85: MANYSHAADNILQNLSPLTAFLKLTSLGFIIGVSVVGNLLISILLVKDKTLHRAPYYFLLDLCCSDILRSAICFPFVFNSVKNGSTWTYGTLTCKVIAFLGVLSCFHTAFMLFCISVTRYLAIAHHRFYTKRLTFWTCLAVICMVWTLSVAMAFPPVLDVGTYSFIREEDQCTFQHRSFRANDSLGFMLLLALILLATQLVYLKLIFFVHDRRKMKPVQFVAAVSQNWTFHGPGASGQAAANWLAGFGRGPTPPTLLGIRQNANTTGRRRLLVLDEFKMEKRISRMFYIMTFLFLTLWGPYLVACYWRVFARGPVVPGGFLTAAVWMSFAQAGINPFVCIFSNRELRRCFSTTLLYCRKSRLPREPYCVI, encoded by the coding sequence ATGGCGAACTATAGCCATGCAGCTGACAACATTTTGCAAAATCTTTCTCCTCTAACAGCCTTTCTGAAACTGACTTCCTTGGGTTTCATAATAGGAGTCAGCGTGGTGGGCAACCTTCTGATCTCCATTTTGCTAGTGAAAGATAAGACCTTGCATAGAGCACCTTACTACTTCCTGTTGGATCTTTGCTGTTCAGATATCCTCAGATCTGCAATTTGTTTCCCATTTGTATTCAACTCTGTCAAAAATGGCTCTACCTGGACTTATGGGACTCTGACTTGCAAAGTGATTGCCTTTCTGGGGGTTTTGTCCTGTTTCCACACTGCTTTCATGCTCTTCTGCATCAGCGTCACCAGATACTTAGCTATCGCCCATCACCGCTTCTATACAAAGAGGCTGACCTTTTGGACGTGTCTGGCTGTCATCTGCATGGTGTGGACTCTGTCTGTGGCCATGGCATTCCCCCCAGTTTTAGATGTGGGCACTTACTCATTCATTAGGGAGGAAGATCAATGTACCTTCCAACACCGCTCCTTCAGGGCTAATGATTCCTTAGGATTTATGCTGCTCCTTGCTCTCATCCTCCTAGCCACACAGCTTGTCTACCTCAAGCTGATATTTTTTGTCCACGACCGAAGGAAAATGAAGCCAGTCCAGTTTGTAGCAGCAGTCAGCCAGAACTGGACTTTTCATGGCCCTGGAGCCAGTGGCCAGGCAGCCGCCAATTGGCTCGCAGGATTTGGAAGGGGTCCCACACCACCCACCTTGCTGGGCATCAGGCAAAATGCAAACACCACGGGCAGAAGAAGGCTCTTGGTCCTAGATGAGttcaaaatggagaaaagaatcaGCAGAATGTTCTATATAATGACTTTTCTCTTCCTAACCTTGTGGGGCCCATACCTGGTGGCCTGTTATTGGAGAGTTTTTGCAAGAGGGCCTGTAGTACCAGGGGGATTTCTAACAGCCGCTGTCTGGATGAGTTTTGCCCAAGCAGGAATCAATCCTTTTGTCTGCATTTTCTCCAACAGGGAGCTGAGGCGCTGTTTCAGCACAACCCTCCTTTACTGCAGAAAATCCAGGTTACCAAGGGAACCTTACTGTGTTATATGA